The Medicago truncatula cultivar Jemalong A17 chromosome 4, MtrunA17r5.0-ANR, whole genome shotgun sequence genome includes a region encoding these proteins:
- the LOC11440673 gene encoding LOW QUALITY PROTEIN: 36.4 kDa proline-rich protein (The sequence of the model RefSeq protein was modified relative to this genomic sequence to represent the inferred CDS: deleted 1 base in 1 codon), giving the protein MESSSSKFYAYLIICMLFISSATPILGCGTCGKPPKKHKPGKKPIVKPPIVKPPVTIPPTLPIPPVLPHLPIPPTLPIPPVLPHLPIPPTLPIPPTLPIPPTLPIPPTLPIPPVLPHLPVPPVLNPPSSGGSTPSPTSPCPPKNKPAKDTCPIDTLKLGACVDLLGGLVHIGLGDPVVNKCCPVLQGLAEIEAAACLCTTLKLKLLNLNIYVPLALQLLLTCGKTPPPGTLAPSKPVNGLRNIWLKST; this is encoded by the exons ATGGAGTCCTCATCATCAAAGTTCTATGCTTACCTCATCATTTGCATGCTCTTCATCTCTTCAGCTACACCAATTCTTGGTTGTGGCACTTGTGGAAAACCCCCTAAGAAACACAAGCCAGGTAAAAAACCAATTGTGAAACCACCAATTGTGAAACCACCTGTTACAATTCCTCCAACATTGCCTATTCCTCCAGTTCTTCCACACCTTCCAATCCCTCCAACTTTGCCTATTCCTCCAGTCCTTCCACACCTTCCAATCCCTCCAACTTTGCCTATTCCACCAACTTTGCCAATTCCTCCAACTTTGCCTATCCCTCCAACTTTGCCTATTCCACCAGTCCTACCACACCTTCCAGTCCCTCCAGTGCTTAACCCGCCAAGCTCAGGAGGGAGTACTCCTAGTCCTACTAGTCCATGTCCACCAAAAAATAAACCGGCGAAAGACACATGTCCAATTGACACTTTGAAATTGGGTGCTTGTGTTGATTTGCTTGGTGGTTTGGTTCACATTGGACTTGGTGACCCTGTTGTGAATAAGTGTTGTCCAGTTCTTCAAGGACTTGCTGAAATTGAAGCTGCTGCTTGTCTTTGCACTACTCTTAAGCTTAAACTTTTGAACCTTAACATTTATGTTCCACTTGCTCTTCAGCTGCTTTTGACTTGTGGGAAAACTCCTCCTCCTGGT ACACTTGCTCCCTCTAAACCA GTGAATGGATTGAGGAATATATGGTTGAAATCGACATGA